A window of the Pongo abelii isolate AG06213 chromosome 10, NHGRI_mPonAbe1-v2.0_pri, whole genome shotgun sequence genome harbors these coding sequences:
- the LOC100446260 gene encoding tubulin alpha-1C chain isoform X2: MRECISIHVGQAGVQIGNACWELYCLEHGIQPDGQMPSDKTIGGGDDSFNTFFSETGAGKHVPRAVFVDLEPTVIDEVRTGTYRQLFHPEQLITGKEDAANNYARGHYTIGKEIIDLVLDRIRKLADQCTGLQGFLVFHSFGGGTGSGFTSLLMERLSVDYGKKSKLEFSIYPAPQVSTAVVEPYNSILTTHTTLEHSDCAFMVDNEAIYDICRRNLDIERPTYTNLNRLISQIVSSITASLRFDGALNVDLTEFQTNLVPYPRIHFPLATYAPVISAEKAYHEQLTVAEITNACFEPANQMVKCDPRHGKYMACCLLYRGDVVPKDVNAAIATIKTKRTIQFVDWCPTGFKVGINYQPPTVVPGGDLAKVQRAVCMLSNTTAVAEAWARLDHKFDLMYAKRAFVHWYVGEGMEEGEFSEAREDMAALEKDYEEVGADSADGEDEGEEY; this comes from the exons ATG CGTGAGTGCATCTCcatccacgttggccaggctggtgtccagaTTGGCAATGCCTGCTGGGAGCTCTACTGCCTGGAACACGGCATCCAGCCCGATGGCCAGATGCCAAGTGACAAGACCATTGGGGGAGGAGATGATTCTTTCAACACCTTCTTCAGTGAGACGGGCGCTGGCAAGCATGTGCCCCGGGCAGTGTTTGTAGACTTGGAACCCACAGTCATTG ATGAAGTTCGCACTGGCACCTACCGTCAGCTCTTCCACCCTGAGCAACTCATCACAGGCAAGGAAGATGCTGCCAATAACTATGCCCGAGGGCACTACACCATTGGCAAGGAGATCATTGACCTCGTGTTGGACCGAATTCGCAAGCTG gCTGACCAGTGCACCGGTCTTCAGGGCTTCTTGGTTTTCCACAGCTTTGGTGGGGGAACTGGTTCTGGGTTCACCTCCCTGCTCATGGAACGTCTCTCGGTTGATTATGGCAAGAAGTCCAAGCTGGAGTTCTCCATTTACCCGGCGCCCCAGGTTTCCACAGCTGTAGTTGAGCCCTACAACTCCATCCTCACCACCCACACCACCCTGGAGCACTCTGATTGTGCCTTCATGGTAGACAATGAGGCCATCTATGACATCTGTCGTAGAAACCTTGATATCGAGCGCCCAACCTACACTAACCTTAACCGCCTTATTAGCCAGATTGTGTCCTCCATCACTGCTTCCCTGAGATTTGATGGAGCCCTGAATGTTGACCTGACAGAATTCCAGACCAACCTGGTGCCCTATCCCCGCATCCACTTCCCTCTGGCCACATATGCCCCTGTCATCTCTGCTGAGAAAGCCTACCACGAACAGCTTACTGTAGCAGAGATCACCAATGCTTGCTTTGAGCCAGCCAACCAGATGGTGAAATGTGACCCTCGGCATGGTAAATACATGGCTTGCTGCCTGTTATACCGTGGTGATGTGGTTCCCAAAGATGTCAATGCTGCCATTGCCACCATCAAAACCAAGCGTACCATCCAGTTTGTGGATTGGTGCCCCACTGGCTTCAAGGTTGGCATCAACTACCAGCCTCCCACTGTGGTGCCTGGTGGAGACCTGGCCAAGGTACAGAGAGCTGTGTGCATGCTGAGCAACACCACAGCTGTTGCCGAGGCCTGGGCTCGCCTGGACCACAAGTTTGACCTGATGTATGCCAAGCGTGCCTTTGTTCACTGGTATGTGGGTGAGGGGATGGAAGAAGGCGAGTTTTCAGAGGCCCGTGAGGACATGGCTGCCCTTGAGAAGGATTATGAGGAGGTTGGAGCAGATAGTGCTGACGGAGAGGATGAGGGTGAAGAGTATTAA